TCGGTGAGAACGATAGGAACGATAGTGATCTTGTCTTTTGTCCTCGGCAAATGGAGATATCGCGTTTTTCTGAATTCTGTCGTCGTCAGATCCGCTTCGTCCCTCTTGAATTCGGAGAATCTCGACAGATTTTCTGCAGCCGATCGAGAGTCAACTTTCTGAACACAAAAATCGCGCTTGCTCCTTGGCTTGCTCGCTACATTCGCAAGCGCATCTTGTTTAATAGCGTCAATGGAGCATATCTTTGCGGGAGACTCGGTCTTCGTCATTTTTCTCGAAGAATCGGCGCGTACTTGTTGCACGAAAATGCTGGACACCTTAGCGGCGAGTAAGATGTTACTCAGAGACGTCGTTGTCGATGAAGTGGTCGTCAAACGTGGCTGCTGAATAGGACTAATGGCTCTGTTGGTGTAACGCTTTTCGACGGTGGTCCGAAACTCCGTATTCAGGCTGACAACACGAATCTGAGGAGCGCAAGCTGACGCAGATACTGCCCGTAGTATTTCACGATCGGGATCTACCTCAGGATCGATCGATTTTAATACGAGTGATGAGGAAATTTGATCGTCCTTGGCGAGGCGTTCGGTTTCGGGCAGCATGCTTTCGCGGTAATGGCTACCGGGACTGGCGAATTCCGTTTCAACGGCCATCGCATTTTGATTGCCCGAGGGAATCTCGGAATGCTCATTCGACCGTTTATTCGCTGTTCTTTTATCCACAGTGGACCAATTGTTATTGATCACTTCCACCATAGACAACGAAGACTTTCGTCTTCGAATTTCAAAAGAATTGTTGATAGATGTCCGCGAATCTTCCACAGTGTGGTTGAGATATCGATGCGAATTGTACTCCgttctgttaaaaatatttgcaggATTTGTATTGACCGTTCCACGAGCGAACCAACCGTCCCACGCAGAAGTAGCTCTCTCCATTACAGCATTAGACCTGTGATAGAGTTGAAAATTGCTATTGGAAACGCATCCGTCACGAGAACGGTCATTTAGAACATTTTCTCCCCGAAACATATGGCTATTGGTCGTCGGGAAATAAGATACTCTACTTCTGACCCGACCAGAAGACCGTGGACCATCGAAGTTCTCGAGTATACGAGAGGGATCGCGAACGGCGGAACTTAACGCCTCCTGCCGACGACTCGAGCCATTCTCGTTTAACCAACTGGTACGAGAGCCTCTTGGAGTTGGTTT
The nucleotide sequence above comes from Temnothorax longispinosus isolate EJ_2023e chromosome 4, Tlon_JGU_v1, whole genome shotgun sequence. Encoded proteins:
- the LOC139811175 gene encoding uncharacterized protein is translated as MNWDSRCDAIPTFVNDEGHEGAANVTNDDDLVDVARNSCASIKSIYFPPNVSEPLASSYDLGKSKRQQRVSTDVETLLKIDQELGPLRYQYSEIIGKARALGLSSTGFDLDISCSLNRLDTFVRSALSPSASDYLPDRGRTYLRRATINTGITNRSALVDKTSPSSTFSMVGKPTPRGSRTSWLNENGSSRRQEALSSAVRDPSRILENFDGPRSSGRVRSRVSYFPTTNSHMFRGENVLNDRSRDGCVSNSNFQLYHRSNAVMERATSAWDGWFARGTVNTNPANIFNRTEYNSHRYLNHTVEDSRTSINNSFEIRRRKSSLSMVEVINNNWSTVDKRTANKRSNEHSEIPSGNQNAMAVETEFASPGSHYRESMLPETERLAKDDQISSSLVLKSIDPEVDPDREILRAVSASACAPQIRVVSLNTEFRTTVEKRYTNRAISPIQQPRLTTTSSTTTSLSNILLAAKVSSIFVQQVRADSSRKMTKTESPAKICSIDAIKQDALANVASKPRSKRDFCVQKVDSRSAAENLSRFSEFKRDEADLTTTEFRKTRYLHLPRTKDKITIVPIVLTDGISESPRTADVDFAIPRYAVKTAPKLSYQIASFDARKFHGTSSLLSRDNAGYRRDIAEPVRLTEQFAGEKRWSAGRTSVSHVNRHVYAEEDYLPSTTTSIAGNPKQLIRITTSNAGVVRKAREYRESDRQRVGKTIPGMRSTPEDFLCET